Proteins encoded in a region of the Paramagnetospirillum magneticum AMB-1 genome:
- a CDS encoding ExbD/TolR family protein, protein MFEDQAEDPDVMIDINTTPLIDVMLVLLIMLIITIPLQTHSVKLDMPDGPPPPAAILPEVARIDIDAQGAIAWNGEKVADRAELENRLHQAAMAANPPEIHVRPDKAVAYAHVAGVMATAQHQGVTKLGVVGAEQFLE, encoded by the coding sequence ATGTTCGAAGATCAGGCCGAAGACCCCGATGTGATGATCGACATCAACACCACGCCGCTGATCGACGTGATGCTGGTGCTGCTGATCATGCTGATCATCACCATTCCGCTGCAGACCCATTCGGTGAAGCTCGACATGCCCGACGGGCCGCCGCCGCCCGCCGCAATCCTGCCCGAAGTGGCGCGCATCGACATCGACGCGCAGGGCGCCATCGCCTGGAACGGCGAAAAGGTCGCCGACCGCGCCGAGCTGGAAAACCGCCTGCATCAGGCGGCCATGGCCGCCAATCCGCCGGAAATCCATGTGCGCCCCGACAAGGCCGTGGCCTATGCCCATGTGGCCGGGGTGATGGCCACCGCCCAGCACCAGGGCGTCACCAAGCTGGGCGTGGTGGGCGCCGAGCAGTTCCTGGAGTAG
- a CDS encoding sulfite exporter TauE/SafE family protein, with amino-acid sequence MPHIYLPIAEQSVSILSLLAVGGGIGILSGIFGVGGGFLLTPLLIMLGIPPAVAVASGANQVLGSSVSGVFAHWRRRNVDIKMALFLLAGGFIGSAAGVWLFAVLKRLGQIDLVISLSYVGFLGSVGLLMLVETLLAMRAGAAGRPPGKRHVHHSWHGLPFRTRFPRSGLYISALLPLGVGAFGGLLAALMGVGGGFILVPMMIYILGMPTAVVVGTSLFQMIFVTANVTLLQAMSTQSVDLPLALILLVGGAVGAQFGSRLGARLGGEKLRLLLSLIVLAVCAEMTGTLVLPPEDPFSIE; translated from the coding sequence TTGCCTCATATCTACCTGCCCATCGCCGAGCAATCGGTCAGCATCCTGAGCCTGCTGGCGGTGGGGGGAGGAATCGGCATCCTCTCGGGCATCTTCGGGGTGGGGGGCGGCTTCCTGCTGACTCCGCTGCTGATCATGCTGGGAATTCCCCCGGCGGTGGCGGTGGCGTCGGGGGCCAATCAGGTGCTGGGATCTTCGGTCTCCGGCGTTTTCGCCCACTGGCGGCGGCGCAATGTGGACATCAAGATGGCGCTGTTCCTGCTGGCCGGCGGCTTCATCGGCTCGGCCGCCGGCGTCTGGCTGTTCGCCGTGCTCAAGCGCCTGGGGCAGATCGATCTGGTGATCAGCCTGTCCTATGTGGGCTTTCTGGGCTCGGTGGGGCTGCTGATGCTGGTCGAGACCCTGCTGGCCATGCGCGCCGGCGCCGCCGGGCGGCCGCCGGGCAAGCGCCACGTGCATCACAGCTGGCACGGACTGCCCTTCCGCACCCGCTTTCCTCGGTCGGGACTCTATATCAGCGCCCTGCTGCCGCTCGGGGTCGGGGCGTTCGGCGGACTATTGGCGGCCCTGATGGGGGTGGGCGGCGGCTTCATTCTGGTGCCCATGATGATCTACATCCTGGGCATGCCGACGGCGGTGGTGGTGGGAACCTCGCTGTTCCAGATGATCTTCGTCACCGCCAACGTCACCCTGCTTCAGGCCATGTCCACCCAGTCGGTGGACCTTCCCCTGGCTCTGATCCTGCTGGTGGGCGGAGCGGTGGGGGCCCAGTTCGGCTCGCGGCTCGGCGCCCGCCTCGGGGGCGAGAAGCTGCGGCTGCTGCTGTCCCTGATCGTCCTGGCGGTCTGTGCCGAGATGACCGGCACCCTGGTCCTGCCGCCCGAGGATCCGTTCTCGATCGAGTGA
- a CDS encoding methyl-accepting chemotaxis protein produces the protein MRVNEPITNHEIELPEGTILVSKTDLGGRITFVNQAFIEISGYTEEELIGAPHNLVRHPHMPPVAFADLWNTIKAGKPWEGIVKNRAKNGDHYWVRANATPEMEGGQITGYISIRTAPTRAQVEAAEHLYEQVRSGKARNIKVEEGRVLSTTAAARLGRALNSISGRLALIIAIMVMVMGTVAWFTLDGMADSNEALKRVYQQRTVPAGQFVEIIDRMRENLLLVHQMQIDLNNGQADAIPRRTLRVRANAEHISAVWSAYRANPLPAEEAELAGDFETRRKDFVEQGLLVALDLAEKGDAATLGRHIATGVQPQFEQVHEVLKDLLSLQLRQASELYEGARTDYGHHMRLGIGTLVGGTLLATLMALVLIRYLRRPIATLEYHFDAIARGDFTHEIQAEEVREFQRSSALLRAMEAKLAYAVQERAENARKAQEKLRSEMLNLTELLEGEVDNTVAEISTQAERLKEGAAHLLATAEELRDKSETVARAIEITSGNVQTVAGATEELEASSREITARIQSSSEHSEAARHRVDEASSSVGTLTEATARIGDVVSLIQAIAGQTRMLALNATIEAARAGDAGKGFAVVASEVKGLAEQTEDAIGRVNAQARDIESTTQKAVATVEAVADTIRDMEQIAGQIAASADEQRAATGEIMSSAVQAADHTRDVADAAADVLKASEQTGVTARKVSELSMLVNHDIGALQRRLNVILRTSYGGNRRAVERIPASLEFTATFAGRTFSGHTGDISLMGALLVVGDAPKLEGEIGSITFPGVGEIPTKAILGSRLGIQCQYLKVGQDIKQRLSAAIQAAQANDAPFIATAQKAAADVARAFEQAVNAGRISLAELFECEYTPVLDTDPQQMLAHHTQVADQVIPAIIEPALASDSRAVFCCVADRNGYIATHNKIYSQPQRPNDPVWNTANCRNRRMFDDRTGILAARNTKEYLAQTYARDMGGGNFVVLKEIDCPINVGNRHWGSVRYGIKL, from the coding sequence ATGCGTGTGAACGAGCCGATCACCAACCACGAGATCGAACTTCCCGAGGGCACCATCCTGGTGTCGAAGACCGACCTCGGCGGCCGCATCACCTTCGTCAATCAGGCCTTTATCGAGATCAGCGGCTATACCGAGGAGGAGCTGATCGGGGCGCCTCACAATCTGGTGCGCCATCCGCATATGCCGCCGGTGGCCTTCGCCGATCTGTGGAACACCATCAAGGCCGGCAAGCCCTGGGAAGGCATCGTCAAGAATCGCGCCAAGAACGGCGACCACTACTGGGTGCGGGCCAATGCCACGCCGGAAATGGAGGGTGGCCAGATCACCGGCTACATCTCCATCCGCACCGCCCCCACCCGCGCCCAGGTCGAGGCGGCCGAGCATCTTTACGAACAGGTCCGGAGCGGCAAGGCCCGCAACATCAAGGTCGAGGAAGGCCGGGTCCTGAGCACTACGGCGGCGGCCCGCCTGGGTCGCGCCCTCAATTCCATTTCCGGGCGCCTCGCCCTGATCATCGCCATCATGGTCATGGTCATGGGGACCGTCGCCTGGTTCACTCTGGACGGCATGGCCGATTCCAACGAGGCTCTGAAGAGGGTCTACCAGCAGCGTACAGTCCCGGCGGGGCAATTCGTCGAGATCATCGACCGCATGCGCGAAAACCTGCTGCTGGTCCACCAGATGCAGATCGACCTGAACAACGGACAGGCCGACGCCATTCCCCGCCGGACCTTGCGCGTCCGGGCCAATGCCGAGCACATTTCCGCGGTTTGGTCGGCCTATCGCGCCAATCCGCTTCCGGCGGAAGAGGCCGAACTGGCCGGCGATTTCGAGACGCGGCGCAAGGACTTCGTCGAGCAGGGCCTGCTGGTCGCCCTGGATCTGGCGGAAAAGGGCGACGCCGCCACGCTGGGCCGCCATATCGCCACCGGGGTGCAGCCCCAGTTCGAGCAGGTCCACGAGGTGCTGAAGGATCTCCTGAGCCTGCAACTGCGCCAGGCCTCGGAACTCTACGAGGGCGCCCGCACCGATTACGGCCACCACATGCGGCTGGGGATCGGCACCCTGGTCGGCGGCACCCTCCTCGCTACCCTGATGGCCCTGGTGCTGATCCGCTATCTGCGCCGACCCATCGCCACCCTGGAATATCACTTCGACGCCATCGCCCGCGGCGACTTCACCCACGAAATCCAGGCCGAGGAAGTCCGCGAGTTCCAGCGCTCCAGCGCCTTGCTGCGCGCCATGGAGGCCAAGCTGGCCTACGCCGTCCAGGAACGCGCCGAAAATGCCCGCAAGGCGCAGGAAAAGCTGCGCAGCGAGATGCTGAACCTCACCGAGCTGCTGGAAGGCGAGGTGGACAACACGGTGGCGGAAATCTCCACCCAGGCCGAGCGCCTGAAGGAAGGCGCCGCCCATCTGCTGGCCACCGCCGAGGAATTGCGCGACAAATCCGAGACCGTGGCCCGCGCCATCGAGATCACCAGCGGCAACGTCCAGACCGTGGCCGGCGCCACCGAGGAATTGGAAGCCTCGTCGCGGGAGATCACGGCGCGCATCCAGAGCAGTTCGGAACACAGCGAGGCCGCAAGACACAGGGTGGACGAGGCCAGCAGCAGCGTCGGCACGCTCACCGAGGCCACCGCCCGCATCGGCGACGTGGTCAGCCTGATTCAGGCCATCGCCGGCCAGACCCGCATGCTGGCGCTCAACGCCACCATCGAGGCGGCGCGGGCGGGCGATGCCGGCAAGGGCTTCGCCGTGGTCGCCTCCGAGGTCAAGGGGCTGGCCGAGCAGACCGAGGACGCCATAGGCCGGGTCAATGCCCAGGCCCGCGACATCGAGAGCACCACGCAGAAGGCCGTGGCCACCGTCGAGGCCGTGGCCGACACCATCCGCGACATGGAGCAGATCGCCGGCCAGATCGCCGCCTCGGCCGACGAACAGCGCGCCGCCACCGGCGAGATCATGAGCAGCGCCGTCCAGGCCGCCGATCACACCCGCGACGTGGCCGACGCCGCCGCCGACGTGCTGAAGGCCTCCGAGCAGACCGGCGTGACCGCCCGCAAGGTCAGTGAACTGTCCATGCTGGTCAACCACGACATCGGCGCACTGCAGCGACGCCTCAACGTCATCTTGCGCACCTCCTATGGCGGCAATCGCCGCGCCGTCGAACGCATTCCCGCCTCGCTGGAATTCACCGCCACCTTTGCCGGCCGAACCTTCAGCGGCCACACCGGCGACATCTCGCTGATGGGCGCCCTTCTGGTGGTGGGCGACGCCCCCAAGCTGGAAGGCGAAATCGGCTCCATCACCTTCCCCGGCGTGGGCGAGATCCCCACCAAGGCCATCCTGGGCAGCCGGCTGGGGATTCAGTGCCAGTACCTGAAGGTGGGCCAGGACATCAAACAGCGGCTCAGCGCCGCCATTCAGGCGGCCCAGGCCAACGATGCCCCCTTCATCGCCACCGCCCAGAAGGCCGCCGCCGACGTCGCCCGGGCCTTCGAGCAGGCGGTCAACGCGGGCAGGATCAGTCTGGCCGAGCTGTTCGAGTGCGAATACACCCCTGTCCTCGACACCGATCCGCAACAGATGCTGGCCCATCACACCCAGGTGGCCGACCAAGTGATCCCCGCCATCATCGAACCGGCCCTGGCCTCCGATTCCCGGGCCGTGTTCTGCTGCGTGGCCGACCGCAACGGCTACATCGCCACCCACAACAAGATCTATTCCCAGCCGCAGCGCCCCAATGACCCCGTATGGAACACAGCCAACTGCCGCAACCGCCGCATGTTCGATGACCGCACCGGCATCCTGGCCGCCCGCAACACCAAGGAATATCTGGCGCAAACCTATGCCCGCGACATGGGCGGCGGCAATTTCGTGGTGCTCAAGGAGATCGATTGCCCCATCAATGTGGGCAACCGCCACTGGGGCTCCGTCCGATATGGCATCAAGCTGTAG
- the rpsI gene encoding 30S ribosomal protein S9, producing the protein MADLSSLADLQAASPVQAQPVHVRKVDAQGRAYATGKRKNAVARVWIKPGSGKIIVNGRELPVYFARPVLRMIINQPFEAARVEGQFDVNCTVTGGGLSGQAGALRHGISRALTYFDPGHRPALKAGGFLTRDPRVVERKKYGKHKARRSTQFSKR; encoded by the coding sequence ATGGCCGATCTCTCCAGCTTGGCCGACCTGCAGGCCGCCTCGCCGGTCCAGGCCCAGCCTGTGCACGTGCGCAAGGTTGACGCCCAGGGCCGTGCCTACGCCACCGGCAAGCGCAAGAACGCCGTTGCCCGTGTGTGGATCAAGCCCGGTTCCGGCAAGATCATCGTCAACGGTCGTGAACTGCCGGTCTACTTCGCCCGTCCGGTGCTGCGCATGATCATCAACCAGCCGTTCGAGGCTGCGCGGGTCGAGGGTCAGTTCGACGTGAACTGCACCGTCACCGGTGGTGGTCTGTCGGGCCAGGCCGGTGCGCTCCGTCACGGCATCAGCCGTGCGCTGACCTATTTCGACCCGGGCCACCGCCCGGCGCTGAAGGCCGGCGGCTTCCTCACCCGCGACCCCCGCGTGGTCGAGCGCAAGAAGTACGGCAAGCACAAGGCCCGTCGTTCGACCCAGTTCTCCAAGCGTTAA
- the rplM gene encoding 50S ribosomal protein L13: MKTFNAKPSEVEKKWVVIDADGVVLGRLASIVSMRLRGKHLPTYTPHVDMGDNVIIVNAEKVKLTGNKLADKRFYWHTGHPGGIKDRTMGQLLSGRFPERVIEKAVERMITRGPLGRQQMKNLRVYAGPAHPHEAQAPEVVDVGSMNPKNKR; the protein is encoded by the coding sequence ATGAAGACCTTTAACGCCAAACCGTCCGAAGTTGAGAAGAAGTGGGTCGTGATCGACGCGGACGGCGTCGTGCTCGGCCGCCTGGCCAGCATCGTTTCGATGCGCCTGCGCGGCAAGCATCTGCCGACCTACACCCCGCATGTGGACATGGGCGATAACGTGATTATCGTCAATGCCGAGAAGGTCAAGCTGACCGGCAACAAGCTCGCCGACAAGCGCTTCTACTGGCACACCGGCCATCCCGGCGGCATCAAGGACCGTACCATGGGTCAGCTGCTGTCCGGCCGCTTCCCCGAGCGGGTCATCGAGAAGGCCGTCGAGCGCATGATCACCCGTGGTCCGCTCGGCCGTCAGCAGATGAAGAACCTGCGCGTCTACGCCGGCCCCGCCCACCCGCACGAGGCCCAGGCGCCCGAGGTGGTGGACGTTGGGTCCATGAACCCGAAGAATAAGAGGTAG
- a CDS encoding sensor histidine kinase, whose product MVAMVVLLLGGAAGLLVELRDAAFEKAESATAGAARLLEDNLSRTLVTTDAIIARMVVVVQENQAGRIGRAELLRELASLEAGLTQRGNMLVVDAKGDVVAAVRPPKAGGAVNYAHRDYFSAHRDGAERFIGPMVLGVYSQAPVFTISRRVNAPDGGFGGLVVVGVNARFFTDFYNTLGLGESSYIGANTAGRIMLRQPNPEKYVGRLPPNNPVMAAAATQPVGTIRIDSPIDKVERVVSYRKLAQFDVLVSAGMAVDDIVAPWRRTALVICGALAVVLLGLGWMAGTTFKVISREEQAMASLEETVVARTAEAEQRATEARLANESKTRFLAAASHDLRQPLQAAGMFVEVLAGQVEDDPRKVKVVDRLRQSIEATNSLLATLLDVSALEAGKIKPNVSDFRVMPLLAGLVDQIEPEASAKGLAIGVIPTSLTVRSDPVLLERLLRNLLVNAIRYTTSGRVLVGCRRRGGQVVIQVLDSGIGIPADKAEAVFEDFVRLDTPAERGGSRGLGLGLGVVRRMAALLGHALELRSIPGKGSCFGVVVSKA is encoded by the coding sequence ATGGTCGCCATGGTCGTGCTGCTGCTGGGAGGAGCCGCCGGCCTGCTGGTCGAACTGCGTGATGCCGCATTCGAGAAGGCGGAATCCGCCACGGCCGGAGCGGCTCGTCTGCTCGAGGACAATCTCAGCCGCACCCTCGTCACCACCGACGCCATCATTGCCCGCATGGTTGTGGTGGTGCAGGAGAATCAGGCCGGGCGAATCGGCCGCGCGGAGCTGCTGCGGGAACTGGCCAGCCTGGAAGCCGGCCTGACCCAGCGCGGCAACATGCTGGTGGTGGACGCCAAGGGCGACGTGGTCGCCGCCGTCAGGCCGCCCAAGGCCGGCGGGGCCGTGAATTACGCCCACCGGGACTATTTCAGCGCCCATCGCGACGGCGCCGAGCGTTTCATCGGTCCCATGGTCCTGGGGGTCTACAGTCAGGCGCCGGTCTTCACGATCAGCCGGCGGGTCAACGCCCCCGACGGCGGCTTTGGCGGTCTGGTGGTGGTGGGGGTCAATGCCCGCTTCTTCACCGATTTCTACAATACCCTGGGGCTGGGCGAATCCAGCTATATCGGCGCCAATACCGCCGGCCGGATCATGCTGCGCCAGCCCAATCCCGAGAAATACGTGGGGCGCCTGCCGCCCAACAATCCGGTCATGGCCGCCGCCGCCACCCAGCCCGTGGGAACCATCCGCATCGACTCGCCCATCGACAAGGTGGAACGGGTGGTGTCGTACCGCAAGCTGGCCCAGTTCGACGTACTGGTCAGCGCCGGCATGGCGGTGGACGACATCGTCGCGCCCTGGCGGCGAACCGCCCTGGTCATCTGTGGCGCCCTGGCGGTGGTTCTGCTTGGGCTGGGGTGGATGGCGGGGACCACCTTCAAGGTCATCTCCCGCGAGGAGCAGGCCATGGCCTCGCTGGAGGAGACGGTGGTGGCGCGGACCGCCGAGGCGGAGCAGCGCGCCACCGAGGCCCGCCTGGCCAACGAGAGCAAGACCCGCTTCCTTGCCGCCGCTTCCCACGACCTGCGCCAGCCGCTGCAGGCCGCCGGCATGTTCGTCGAGGTGCTGGCCGGGCAGGTGGAGGACGATCCGCGCAAGGTCAAGGTCGTCGACCGCCTGCGTCAGAGCATCGAGGCCACCAACTCCCTGCTGGCCACCCTGCTGGACGTCTCGGCCCTGGAGGCCGGCAAGATCAAGCCTAATGTCAGCGACTTCCGCGTAATGCCGCTGCTGGCGGGTCTGGTGGACCAGATCGAACCGGAGGCCAGCGCCAAGGGCCTAGCCATCGGCGTGATCCCCACCTCCTTGACGGTGCGCAGCGATCCGGTGCTGCTCGAACGGCTGCTGCGCAACCTGCTGGTCAACGCCATCCGTTATACGACGAGTGGTCGGGTGCTGGTGGGCTGTCGCCGGCGGGGTGGGCAGGTGGTGATCCAGGTGCTCGACAGCGGCATCGGCATTCCTGCCGACAAGGCCGAGGCGGTGTTCGAGGATTTCGTCCGTCTCGATACCCCGGCGGAGCGGGGCGGCAGCCGGGGCCTTGGCCTCGGCCTCGGCGTGGTGCGGCGCATGGCCGCCCTCTTGGGCCACGCCCTGGAGCTGCGCTCGATTCCGGGAAAAGGCTCGTGTTTCGGAGTGGTTGTTTCCAAGGCTTAG
- a CDS encoding ABC-F family ATP-binding cassette domain-containing protein, protein MLHINDLTFRYGGRAIFEQATVHIPAGARVGLVGRNGTGKTTLFKLILGELHPDGGEINLRPRARLGRLAQEAPEGDISLIDCVLAADTERTALFEEAETSTDGHRIAEIHERLMAIDAHSAPSRAAAILSGLGFDAEAQLQPVSDFSGGWRMRVALAASLFTVPDLLLLDEPTNHLDLEATLWLQSHLAAYPGTLVVISHDREMLNEVANRIIHLENGKLNAYGGNYDRFEATRRARMELQAKAFTKQQEQRKKIQSFIDRFKAKATKAAQAQSRVKMLERMEMVVPVVEDRAMSFDFPDPEPLSPPIIAIDHGVAGYGDKVVLKGLDIRIDMDDRIALLGANGNGKSTLAKIFSGRLDLLSGQFRKPPKLKIGYFAQHQTEELRLDETPYEHMALLMKGLPEAKVRAQLGRFGFEQDRANVKVASLSGGEKSRLLFALMSREAPHLMILDEPTNHLDIDAREALVAALNAYDGAVILISHDPHLIELAADSLWLVGDGAVKPFDGDLAAYRKLLLDRAREDRRGAKPERVGDAAQRKADRKAAAGARAQLAPLRKAALAAEKALEDLVKAQKVLSGQLADPKLYQGPPAKVTELRRQEADLARRVEEAELAWLAAQEELEAAQA, encoded by the coding sequence ATGCTGCATATCAACGACCTCACTTTCCGCTATGGCGGCCGGGCCATCTTCGAGCAGGCGACCGTTCACATCCCGGCCGGGGCGCGTGTCGGCCTGGTCGGGCGCAATGGCACCGGCAAGACCACCCTGTTCAAGCTGATCCTGGGCGAACTGCACCCCGATGGCGGCGAGATCAACCTGCGCCCCCGCGCCCGGCTGGGCCGGCTGGCCCAGGAGGCGCCCGAGGGCGACATCTCGTTGATCGATTGCGTGCTGGCCGCCGACACCGAGCGCACCGCCCTGTTCGAGGAGGCGGAGACCTCCACCGACGGCCACCGCATCGCCGAGATCCACGAGCGGCTGATGGCCATCGACGCCCATTCTGCACCGTCGCGGGCCGCCGCCATCCTGTCGGGGCTGGGCTTCGACGCCGAGGCGCAATTGCAGCCGGTCTCGGACTTCTCGGGCGGCTGGCGCATGCGCGTCGCCCTGGCGGCGTCGCTGTTCACCGTTCCCGACCTGCTGCTGCTGGACGAGCCCACCAATCACCTGGATCTGGAAGCCACCTTGTGGCTGCAAAGCCACCTGGCCGCCTATCCCGGCACCCTGGTGGTGATCAGCCACGACCGCGAGATGCTCAACGAGGTGGCCAACCGCATCATCCACCTGGAGAACGGCAAGCTGAACGCCTATGGCGGCAATTACGACCGCTTCGAGGCGACCCGCCGGGCCCGCATGGAATTGCAGGCCAAGGCCTTCACCAAGCAGCAGGAACAGCGCAAGAAGATCCAGTCCTTCATCGACCGCTTCAAGGCCAAGGCCACCAAGGCCGCCCAGGCCCAAAGCCGGGTCAAGATGCTCGAGCGCATGGAGATGGTGGTCCCCGTGGTCGAGGACCGCGCCATGTCCTTCGACTTCCCCGATCCCGAACCGCTCAGCCCGCCCATCATCGCCATCGACCACGGCGTGGCCGGGTATGGCGACAAGGTGGTGCTGAAGGGGCTCGACATCCGCATCGACATGGACGACCGCATCGCCCTTCTGGGCGCCAACGGCAACGGCAAGTCGACCCTGGCCAAGATCTTTTCCGGACGCCTCGACCTGCTGAGCGGCCAGTTCCGCAAGCCGCCCAAGCTGAAGATCGGCTATTTCGCCCAGCATCAGACCGAGGAATTGCGGCTGGACGAGACGCCCTACGAGCATATGGCCCTGCTGATGAAGGGCCTGCCCGAGGCCAAGGTCCGCGCCCAGCTTGGCCGCTTCGGCTTCGAGCAGGACCGCGCCAACGTCAAGGTCGCCAGCCTGTCGGGCGGCGAGAAGTCGCGCCTGCTCTTCGCCCTGATGAGCCGCGAGGCGCCTCACCTGATGATCCTGGACGAGCCCACCAATCACCTGGACATCGACGCCCGCGAAGCCCTGGTGGCGGCGCTCAACGCCTATGACGGCGCGGTGATCCTGATCAGCCACGACCCCCATCTGATCGAGCTGGCCGCCGACAGCCTGTGGCTGGTGGGCGATGGCGCGGTCAAGCCCTTCGATGGCGATCTGGCCGCCTATCGCAAGCTGTTGCTCGACCGGGCCCGCGAGGACCGCCGGGGGGCCAAGCCGGAACGGGTCGGCGACGCCGCCCAGCGCAAGGCCGATCGCAAGGCGGCGGCCGGCGCCCGCGCCCAGTTGGCGCCGCTGCGCAAGGCGGCTCTGGCGGCGGAAAAGGCCCTGGAGGATTTGGTCAAGGCCCAAAAGGTCCTGAGCGGGCAATTGGCCGACCCCAAGCTCTACCAGGGGCCGCCCGCCAAGGTCACCGAACTGCGGCGCCAGGAAGCCGATCTCGCCCGCCGGGTGGAAGAGGCGGAACTGGCCTGGCTGGCCGCCCAGGAGGAACTGGAAGCGGCGCAGGCATAG
- the ndk gene encoding nucleoside-diphosphate kinase, with protein MAIERTLSIIKPDATRRNLTGKINARFEEAGLRFVAQKRVQLTKAQAQQFYSVHAERSFFGELVDFMISGPVVVQVLEGEGAVARNREIMGATNPANAAPGTIRADFAESVEANSVHGSDSAENAAIEIAYFFSGCEIVG; from the coding sequence ATGGCCATCGAACGTACCCTGTCGATCATCAAGCCCGACGCCACCCGCCGCAACCTGACCGGCAAGATCAACGCCCGTTTCGAGGAAGCCGGCCTGCGCTTCGTGGCGCAGAAGCGCGTCCAGCTGACCAAGGCCCAGGCCCAGCAGTTCTACTCGGTCCATGCCGAGCGCTCGTTCTTCGGCGAACTGGTCGACTTCATGATCTCCGGCCCCGTGGTCGTCCAGGTCCTCGAAGGTGAAGGCGCCGTCGCCCGCAACCGCGAGATCATGGGCGCCACCAACCCGGCCAATGCCGCTCCCGGCACGATCCGCGCCGACTTCGCCGAATCGGTGGAGGCCAATTCGGTGCACGGTTCCGACTCGGCCGAAAACGCCGCCATCGAAATCGCCTACTTCTTCTCGGGCTGCGAGATCGTCGGCTAA
- a CDS encoding helix-turn-helix domain-containing protein, with protein sequence MDTTRQSSRGRTPGGRPNPIDVHVGSRLRLRRTLMGLSQEALGEALGLTFQQIQKYERGANRIGASRLFDLSRALEVPVEYFYDEMSPDVMAASPRHMVRATQEPVPQQIDPMSKRETLDLVRTYYKIGDPNVRKRVYELARALALHTGGRREGG encoded by the coding sequence ATGGATACCACACGTCAATCAAGCCGGGGAAGGACGCCGGGCGGCCGCCCCAATCCCATCGATGTGCATGTGGGCAGCCGGCTTCGCCTGCGGCGAACCCTGATGGGTCTCAGCCAGGAAGCCTTGGGAGAGGCGCTGGGTCTCACGTTTCAGCAGATCCAGAAATATGAGCGCGGTGCCAACCGGATCGGAGCCTCGCGGCTGTTCGATCTGTCCCGAGCCCTTGAAGTGCCGGTGGAATATTTCTACGACGAAATGTCACCCGACGTCATGGCGGCCAGCCCGCGCCATATGGTACGCGCCACCCAGGAGCCGGTTCCGCAGCAGATCGACCCCATGAGCAAGCGCGAAACCCTCGATCTGGTCCGCACCTACTACAAGATCGGCGACCCCAACGTGCGCAAGCGCGTCTACGAACTGGCCCGCGCCCTGGCGCTCCATACCGGAGGACGGCGGGAGGGCGGCTGA